Proteins encoded in a region of the Pseudothermotoga elfii DSM 9442 = NBRC 107921 genome:
- a CDS encoding family 10 glycosylhydrolase, with amino-acid sequence MTVKRILVFLLVLLVTEQVVLATNVGIFYSPTSEKYYGSSTYKTIIDGLIEALEFGKINYDIINSLDGYIPENIKVLIDPSNAALTDSEVSVVENFILNGGKLLAAYESSLRFPDGKLRMNYAYGDFLSIKFKSWGSGKYYFLQPTDDGEKVFNVSNIINLPRGFAFLVETTENSTPLALWVKEDKTIVDEKFPSAAVLTQFGIFFGENIYLHTSVSDEIKIILVNAVKFLAQMPPAEVDFMEYERKKLSSKIFDFEQAISEQYEAFPERARELEEKVKNFKAKLYAASDINSIKELKKELDLLQIGLLKKYSIQTRGIWLDNQSIKKTGSPERLRETIRKLHSIGFNMIIPEVIYKGKTMASKLSYFPQDDDFQRWSEDPLQVIVDEAKKLNIEVHAWCWVFAASSGGEENYFIKNFPDWIEKDKYGNIFTKNGTAWFSHSNPQTREYLIDGILEIAKKYEIDGINLDYIRYDGDEMGYDEHAVKSFMKETGVDPYKIEKYSKDQVIWHMWREEKINSFVEELYKRAKALNDRLLISADVYPSLSGARNEKKQNWEAWVRNKYIDALIPMNYKGSIEDLKIVLEMQTKFKNMVYLYSGLQMINLKSTEDLIEQIKTSINYLSSGIVLFSLSYLDRYDEDYIRNIFGVEAICAHSEINSLVKAFERKLHEDLALCQDLGLSESEVNIVLEKWEKIEFGNDVGNIFSQLSEFFYYISDNIKNPKAALILSDEISWMMDILRPKVYKAMPVEKFVPEKPVDMIVVDNIKPLPKVIVPFGHAKVDGIFDEWKDIDELSRFFVYDTGEIFQPYTSVKVMYDDANLYVQFLCEEPYMNDVKKVSGPRDTRTYLGDSVEVFILKNERDREYYHFVIGIDGTIYDEKGLDSKWNGDIEAITTLSDNLWCAEIRINLRTIGLKPVEGGILKANFTRNRWRAGKPQYSCWSVTYGSYHTIERFGTLIFGE; translated from the coding sequence ATGACCGTGAAAAGAATTTTAGTGTTTTTACTTGTTTTATTAGTAACGGAACAGGTAGTTTTAGCAACGAATGTGGGAATCTTTTATTCTCCAACCTCAGAAAAATATTATGGTTCTTCCACCTACAAAACTATAATTGATGGGCTGATAGAAGCATTAGAGTTTGGAAAAATAAACTATGATATTATCAACAGTTTAGATGGATACATACCGGAAAACATAAAGGTTCTTATAGATCCTTCGAATGCTGCACTAACAGATTCAGAGGTGTCGGTTGTAGAGAATTTTATTCTGAATGGTGGGAAGTTGCTTGCTGCTTATGAGAGTAGCCTCAGATTTCCAGACGGAAAATTGAGGATGAATTATGCGTATGGAGATTTCCTGAGCATAAAATTCAAATCATGGGGCAGTGGAAAATATTATTTTCTACAGCCAACTGACGACGGTGAAAAGGTTTTCAACGTATCAAATATCATTAATTTACCCAGGGGATTCGCGTTCTTGGTAGAAACTACCGAAAACTCGACGCCTCTTGCTTTATGGGTGAAAGAAGATAAGACAATTGTGGACGAAAAATTTCCGTCGGCGGCTGTTTTAACGCAATTTGGGATCTTTTTTGGTGAGAATATATATCTTCATACTTCTGTAAGTGATGAAATAAAAATTATTCTGGTTAATGCCGTAAAGTTTCTTGCACAAATGCCGCCTGCTGAAGTTGATTTTATGGAATATGAACGAAAAAAACTGTCTTCAAAGATATTTGATTTTGAACAAGCAATAAGCGAACAATACGAGGCATTTCCTGAACGTGCAAGGGAATTGGAAGAAAAAGTAAAAAATTTTAAAGCGAAGCTTTATGCGGCTTCAGACATTAATTCTATTAAAGAATTGAAAAAAGAGCTGGATCTTCTCCAAATAGGTTTGTTGAAAAAATACAGCATTCAAACAAGAGGTATCTGGCTCGACAATCAATCGATAAAGAAAACAGGTTCTCCTGAAAGATTAAGGGAAACAATTCGTAAACTACACAGTATTGGATTCAATATGATTATACCTGAGGTAATTTATAAAGGTAAAACTATGGCTTCGAAGCTCTCTTATTTTCCTCAAGATGATGATTTTCAGAGGTGGTCAGAAGATCCGTTGCAAGTGATAGTTGATGAAGCAAAAAAACTCAATATTGAAGTTCATGCATGGTGCTGGGTTTTCGCTGCAAGCTCGGGAGGAGAAGAAAATTATTTCATAAAGAATTTTCCGGATTGGATTGAGAAGGATAAGTATGGGAATATATTCACCAAGAATGGTACTGCCTGGTTTTCTCACTCTAATCCCCAAACAAGGGAATATTTAATTGATGGCATTTTGGAAATTGCGAAAAAATATGAGATAGATGGGATTAATTTAGATTATATACGCTATGATGGAGATGAAATGGGATATGATGAGCACGCTGTTAAGAGCTTCATGAAAGAAACAGGTGTTGATCCCTATAAGATTGAAAAATACAGCAAAGATCAGGTAATTTGGCATATGTGGAGAGAAGAAAAAATAAATTCTTTTGTAGAGGAGTTATACAAGAGGGCCAAGGCTTTGAATGATCGTCTTTTAATAAGTGCAGATGTTTACCCAAGTTTGAGTGGGGCAAGGAACGAGAAAAAGCAAAATTGGGAAGCCTGGGTTAGGAATAAATACATTGATGCTCTTATTCCCATGAATTACAAAGGTAGTATAGAAGATTTAAAGATAGTTCTCGAGATGCAAACGAAGTTCAAAAATATGGTTTATCTTTACTCGGGTCTTCAAATGATCAATTTGAAAAGCACAGAGGATCTCATTGAACAAATAAAGACCTCTATCAATTATTTGAGTTCGGGCATTGTGTTATTTTCATTATCATACCTGGACAGGTACGATGAAGATTACATAAGAAATATTTTCGGTGTTGAAGCAATATGTGCACATTCAGAAATCAATAGTCTTGTTAAAGCCTTTGAAAGAAAATTGCATGAAGATTTAGCTTTATGCCAGGATCTGGGTCTCTCGGAATCAGAGGTAAACATTGTTCTTGAAAAGTGGGAGAAAATAGAATTTGGTAACGATGTTGGAAATATTTTCTCTCAGCTTTCCGAATTTTTTTACTATATTTCCGACAATATTAAAAATCCGAAGGCGGCTTTGATACTCTCAGATGAAATTTCATGGATGATGGACATTCTTCGTCCAAAAGTTTATAAAGCTATGCCGGTAGAAAAATTTGTTCCTGAGAAACCTGTAGATATGATAGTTGTCGACAATATCAAACCACTGCCGAAAGTTATTGTACCTTTTGGGCATGCAAAGGTGGATGGAATTTTCGATGAATGGAAAGATATAGATGAACTTTCTCGATTTTTTGTTTACGATACTGGCGAGATTTTCCAACCATATACGTCTGTCAAAGTCATGTATGATGATGCAAATCTATATGTTCAGTTTCTATGTGAAGAACCGTATATGAATGATGTGAAGAAAGTTTCAGGCCCTCGAGATACGAGAACATACTTAGGTGATTCTGTTGAGGTTTTTATTCTGAAAAACGAGAGAGACAGAGAATATTATCATTTTGTCATTGGCATAGACGGAACTATCTATGACGAAAAAGGGCTTGACAGCAAATGGAACGGGGATATAGAAGCGATAACGACGTTGAGTGACAATTTATGGTGTGCAGAAATAAGAATAAATTTGCGAACGATTGGATTGAAACCGGTTGAAGGTGGGATTTTGAAAGCTAATTTTACCAGAAACAGATGGAGAGCGGGGAAACCGCAGTACAGTTGCTGGAGTGTAACGTATGGTTCTTATCATACAATTGAAAGATTTGGAACGCTGATATTTGGGGAGTGA
- a CDS encoding carbohydrate ABC transporter permease has translation MRGRKILRCIFTYLILIVVALFFTFPFLWVLSTSFKGAENIFTWPPEWIPKKPTFENYKAVFERIPMIRYFLNTLIITAIGVVFQVVLASLAAYPLARLEWKGKDLIFKLILLPMLIPMQGALIVNFITIIKMGLYDSYFGVVLPGAVSIFGIFLMRQQYFSVPKEIEDAARIDGCNEFQVFWKITFPLVRPGTSALAIFAFTSYWNSLLWPLVVLRSPDKYPIQVGLAQLSSTFEPNFRTASAAMVLAMVPILIFFYFTQRFFIEGYKGAVIQ, from the coding sequence ATGAGGGGAAGAAAAATATTGAGATGTATTTTTACATACCTTATTTTAATAGTAGTTGCGTTATTTTTTACTTTTCCATTTTTATGGGTTCTATCCACGTCATTTAAGGGTGCTGAAAATATATTTACATGGCCCCCTGAGTGGATTCCGAAGAAACCAACTTTTGAAAATTATAAAGCTGTATTTGAGAGAATACCCATGATCAGATATTTTTTAAATACTCTAATAATAACAGCTATAGGTGTTGTTTTTCAAGTTGTACTGGCATCATTGGCGGCATATCCACTTGCAAGACTGGAATGGAAAGGAAAAGATCTGATTTTTAAATTGATACTTTTACCCATGTTAATACCAATGCAGGGCGCCTTAATTGTCAACTTTATAACGATTATAAAAATGGGGTTATACGATTCATATTTTGGAGTAGTATTACCGGGTGCCGTTTCTATATTTGGTATATTTCTAATGAGACAACAATATTTTTCTGTACCAAAAGAAATAGAAGATGCTGCAAGGATAGACGGTTGCAACGAATTTCAAGTCTTCTGGAAAATAACATTTCCGCTTGTCAGACCAGGTACATCAGCACTTGCTATATTTGCTTTCACATCATATTGGAATTCTTTACTATGGCCACTCGTCGTATTGAGATCTCCTGATAAATATCCCATTCAAGTTGGGCTTGCTCAACTGAGCAGCACTTTTGAACCTAACTTTAGAACTGCATCAGCGGCAATGGTTCTGGCAATGGTTCCCATACTGATTTTCTTCTATTTCACTCAGCGATTTTTTATCGAGGGTTATAAAGGAGCAGTTATTCAATAG
- a CDS encoding carbohydrate ABC transporter permease — MALSRKKQVYLIVFAFLIAPLTLLAIFTYYPIFRGVFLSFTEYNMLLQTGKWVGLKNYISLFQDRYFYMALGNIFKYLLVVPFIQFFSILLAVAVNQRIPGIKIFRTLFYVPVITGAVIVSMAWKWIFNVDGILNNFLMNAGLIKEPILWLTDARFAIYSAMFVTFWRGLGYYMVIYLAGLQNIPSEIYEAARIDGANRRQTFFRITIPLLRPTMLFCFIISSLAALKVFEEIYLLTQGGSETTTMMYLIYDYAFNRYRFGISAAASVVFSLILLVFTVINFKFFGIGGEKG; from the coding sequence GTGGCTTTGAGCCGCAAGAAGCAGGTTTATTTAATAGTGTTTGCTTTTCTAATTGCTCCACTAACTTTACTTGCGATCTTTACTTATTATCCTATTTTTAGAGGGGTATTTCTTTCTTTCACCGAATACAACATGCTCTTACAGACCGGCAAGTGGGTTGGTTTAAAAAATTACATTTCACTTTTTCAGGACAGGTATTTTTACATGGCGCTTGGGAATATCTTCAAATATTTGTTGGTTGTACCTTTTATACAGTTTTTTTCAATTCTTCTGGCTGTTGCCGTCAACCAAAGGATACCAGGAATAAAGATCTTTAGAACGTTGTTCTATGTTCCTGTGATAACTGGTGCTGTAATTGTCAGCATGGCATGGAAATGGATTTTCAATGTTGACGGTATACTGAACAATTTCTTGATGAATGCAGGTTTAATAAAAGAACCCATTCTCTGGCTCACTGATGCAAGATTTGCGATTTACAGTGCCATGTTTGTTACTTTCTGGAGGGGACTTGGATATTATATGGTGATTTACCTTGCTGGACTTCAGAATATTCCTTCTGAAATATATGAAGCTGCAAGAATTGATGGGGCAAACCGGAGACAAACATTTTTCAGAATAACGATTCCTCTTTTAAGACCAACAATGCTTTTTTGCTTCATTATATCAAGCTTAGCAGCTTTAAAAGTTTTTGAAGAAATTTACTTGTTAACTCAGGGTGGTTCGGAAACGACAACTATGATGTATTTGATATATGATTATGCCTTTAATAGATATAGATTTGGTATATCTGCTGCTGCTTCTGTTGTCTTTTCCTTGATTTTGCTTGTTTTTACAGTAATCAATTTCAAGTTTTTCGGCATCGGAGGTGAGAAAGGATGA
- a CDS encoding ABC transporter substrate-binding protein, with translation MKRFLVFLMVLLVAVLLAKTVTVEFWTLSLSPTFDDYIKAIIEEFESQNPEIKIKWLDVPYGSAVQKLTAAIAARQAPDVVNLNTTWAIDFAAQGALRPLDDLINHEDKELYWEKLWKATVLNGNSYAFPWYASIPILMYNRDMFERAGLDPDNPPKTWDEVFEYSRVIRAKLDAYGFEPNIIALDELLLEGIPIVTDDGKKAAFNTQEAVKKLEWFQKAYRENLMPRTLGGYGEAREFYQSGRLAMYPAGLTMLKHIEVNSPDIYKVTDVSSHPLGKGGMIKVSLMNLAIPITSKCPKEAAKFALFVTSARWQIEFSKYATVIPSTKQGLETSEEFLNRAKSGDLSAKAMLMASKSMQNAVDLNSVAVHGIPSEKYADVRKVIQDYWMKAIKGELSAQEALDLAEQEVNKILSK, from the coding sequence ATGAAAAGGTTTCTGGTATTTTTGATGGTCTTACTGGTAGCGGTTCTCTTGGCTAAGACGGTGACTGTAGAATTTTGGACGCTTTCCTTGAGTCCCACTTTTGACGATTACATCAAAGCAATTATAGAAGAATTTGAATCACAAAATCCGGAAATAAAAATCAAATGGCTTGATGTTCCCTATGGTTCAGCCGTTCAAAAACTTACAGCCGCCATAGCAGCACGTCAGGCCCCTGACGTGGTTAATTTGAACACAACCTGGGCTATTGACTTTGCAGCTCAGGGAGCACTGAGACCTCTTGATGATCTTATTAATCACGAAGACAAAGAACTTTATTGGGAAAAGCTCTGGAAAGCAACTGTTTTGAATGGAAATTCTTATGCCTTTCCATGGTATGCTTCTATTCCAATATTGATGTACAACAGAGATATGTTTGAAAGAGCCGGTCTTGATCCAGATAACCCTCCGAAAACCTGGGATGAAGTTTTTGAGTATTCAAGGGTAATTAGAGCAAAACTCGATGCCTATGGTTTCGAACCAAACATAATAGCGCTTGATGAGCTCCTGCTTGAAGGAATTCCAATAGTAACTGATGATGGAAAAAAGGCTGCTTTCAATACACAAGAAGCCGTCAAAAAGCTCGAGTGGTTTCAGAAGGCTTATCGCGAGAATTTAATGCCAAGAACCCTTGGTGGTTACGGAGAAGCTCGAGAATTTTATCAATCTGGAAGGCTGGCTATGTATCCAGCAGGATTGACCATGCTTAAACATATAGAGGTGAATAGCCCTGATATATACAAAGTTACTGATGTATCAAGCCACCCATTGGGAAAAGGAGGTATGATAAAAGTATCGCTGATGAATTTAGCAATTCCTATTACCTCGAAGTGTCCAAAAGAGGCTGCAAAATTTGCCTTGTTTGTGACTTCTGCAAGATGGCAAATCGAGTTCAGTAAATATGCAACAGTGATTCCATCTACTAAGCAGGGGCTTGAGACGAGCGAAGAGTTTCTTAATCGAGCAAAGTCTGGAGATTTAAGTGCTAAGGCAATGTTGATGGCAAGCAAATCCATGCAAAATGCAGTTGATCTAAATTCAGTGGCTGTTCATGGAATACCGAGCGAAAAATATGCAGATGTGAGAAAAGTGATACAGGATTACTGGATGAAAGCAATCAAAGGAGAGCTGTCCGCCCAGGAGGCTTTGGATTTGGCAGAACAAGAGGTTAACAAAATATTATCTAAGTAG
- a CDS encoding FAD-dependent oxidoreductase, which produces MNWDVAVFGGGLAGVSAAVNAKRAGKKVILIEQNSIIGGNATLGLVNPFMRFWIDGKVLVGDFFQEIMADLESKGALFENCFDSEMLKIVLLEKLEGVTLLFRAIPIDVLKEGKFIKKVVVKTSLGNCYTIEANLFVDATGDGTLSYLAGCEFQSGDEFGENQAVTLMFVLGNVDFEKIRNNIRKDPDNFYKWVSADSKVLSVAGYFKEIKHARKEGMDLPNDFFFFTQLPGTGRVSVNTTHISIKTTDDFQLSSAIKNLHKQVNDVYRFAKKFVPGFENSYIEKIATIPGVRESRRVVGLYIFSGKDVQLKMKFKDAAVKACYGIDIHRKNYTVTEEERTAIPKYEDYYEIPIRSLISKDFENLAVIGRNFSSDFPGQSAARIMPSCIDMGEAIGKFAGRVSKSFYEPAKVRGS; this is translated from the coding sequence ATGAATTGGGATGTTGCTGTTTTTGGTGGGGGTTTAGCAGGTGTAAGCGCTGCAGTTAATGCTAAAAGAGCTGGGAAAAAAGTTATCTTAATAGAGCAAAATTCCATCATTGGTGGAAATGCAACTTTAGGTTTGGTAAATCCATTTATGAGATTCTGGATCGATGGAAAAGTACTTGTCGGGGATTTTTTCCAGGAAATTATGGCAGATCTGGAAAGTAAAGGAGCTTTGTTTGAAAACTGCTTTGATTCAGAGATGCTGAAAATAGTCCTGTTAGAAAAACTTGAAGGTGTAACTCTCCTTTTCAGAGCAATTCCCATTGATGTTTTAAAGGAAGGCAAATTTATCAAAAAGGTTGTTGTTAAAACAAGTCTTGGAAATTGTTATACCATAGAGGCAAATCTCTTTGTCGATGCTACAGGCGATGGAACTTTATCTTATTTAGCCGGTTGTGAATTCCAATCCGGTGATGAATTTGGCGAAAATCAAGCGGTAACTTTGATGTTTGTTTTAGGAAATGTCGATTTTGAAAAGATTAGAAACAATATAAGGAAAGACCCTGATAACTTTTATAAATGGGTTTCAGCAGATTCAAAGGTTCTCTCCGTTGCTGGGTATTTTAAAGAAATTAAACATGCAAGAAAAGAAGGTATGGATCTCCCAAATGATTTCTTTTTCTTCACACAGCTTCCAGGCACGGGAAGAGTTTCTGTAAATACAACTCATATCTCAATTAAAACAACAGACGATTTTCAATTATCTTCGGCTATTAAAAACCTTCATAAACAAGTTAACGATGTTTATCGCTTCGCAAAAAAATTCGTGCCTGGATTCGAGAATTCTTACATTGAAAAAATCGCGACTATTCCTGGAGTCAGAGAGAGCAGGAGAGTAGTTGGTTTGTACATTTTTTCCGGCAAAGATGTACAACTCAAAATGAAGTTTAAAGATGCAGCCGTCAAGGCATGTTATGGAATTGATATTCACAGAAAAAATTATACTGTGACCGAAGAAGAAAGAACAGCTATTCCAAAATATGAGGATTATTATGAAATTCCAATCAGGTCACTTATTTCCAAGGATTTTGAGAATCTCGCAGTAATTGGAAGAAATTTTTCATCAGACTTTCCCGGACAATCTGCCGCAAGGATTATGCCATCGTGCATTGATATGGGAGAAGCGATCGGCAAATTTGCAGGGAGAGTCAGCAAAAGTTTTTACGAACCAGCAAAAGTTCGGGGGAGTTAA
- a CDS encoding N-acetylmannosamine-6-phosphate 2-epimerase, with protein MRKLPRGIIISCQLEPGDPVQDVSFIVNMARSADYAGAVAVRTNNADHVRAVKDSVSIPVIGLVKDRNYQAFITPTFEHARDVIKAGADFVAIDCTRSERPVQLKTLFEEIRSSFPDVGIIADIADEADAELVSALRPDFIATTLCGYTPYTLGCSLPNIELVRGLSRKMSIPIIAEGGYTTLEEVQNAFQNGAYAVVIGTAITRPWITIKKFVDLFYKKFN; from the coding sequence ATGAGGAAACTACCACGAGGAATAATAATAAGCTGCCAGTTAGAACCCGGGGACCCTGTGCAGGACGTTTCATTTATTGTAAACATGGCCAGGTCTGCTGATTATGCAGGTGCAGTGGCAGTCAGAACTAATAACGCAGATCATGTAAGAGCTGTCAAAGATTCTGTAAGTATTCCTGTCATAGGACTTGTAAAAGATAGAAATTACCAGGCTTTTATAACACCGACATTTGAACACGCAAGAGATGTAATAAAAGCTGGGGCTGATTTTGTGGCTATCGATTGCACAAGAAGTGAAAGACCTGTGCAATTAAAAACATTATTTGAAGAGATACGTTCCAGTTTTCCTGATGTTGGCATTATAGCTGATATCGCTGATGAAGCTGATGCTGAGTTGGTTTCTGCCCTGAGACCAGATTTCATTGCCACGACTCTGTGCGGTTACACACCATATACTCTCGGATGTAGTCTGCCAAACATTGAACTTGTAAGAGGGCTTTCACGGAAAATGAGTATTCCCATTATTGCAGAGGGCGGCTATACAACTTTGGAAGAAGTTCAGAATGCCTTTCAAAATGGAGCTTATGCAGTTGTTATAGGTACCGCAATAACGAGGCCCTGGATAACTATAAAAAAATTCGTCGATCTTTTCTATAAGAAATTTAATTAA
- a CDS encoding DUF169 domain-containing protein, protein MNFSEIAVKLEQILRLDTFPVAIKMYKNAEELPRKPLNFKLNICQLVSMARYAKKSNSGIPEKMVCSMGAACVGLIKTPEPIRTGRAAVGPYTRDEKAGKRFMENTFKIGDSGKKYDAIMVAPLESVDFEPDAVVLYATPAQIMRLIHANTYDTGEKTTADTVAEAALCSSIGFAISKQKPIIGFPCAGDRIFGGTQNHELLMAIPFSEMNRILKNLEETAKGGFSVYPVPPNMMWTPTMPSTYTIQEADLQDQ, encoded by the coding sequence GTGAATTTCTCAGAAATTGCTGTTAAACTTGAGCAAATTTTGCGGCTCGACACCTTTCCGGTGGCAATTAAAATGTACAAAAATGCTGAAGAATTACCGAGAAAACCTTTGAATTTTAAACTCAACATCTGTCAGCTTGTTTCAATGGCAAGATATGCCAAAAAGAGCAACTCTGGTATCCCCGAGAAAATGGTTTGTTCCATGGGTGCTGCCTGCGTTGGTTTGATAAAAACTCCCGAACCAATTAGAACAGGTAGAGCAGCCGTCGGACCTTATACTCGAGATGAAAAAGCAGGTAAAAGATTTATGGAGAATACCTTCAAAATAGGAGATAGTGGAAAAAAATATGATGCAATAATGGTTGCTCCCTTAGAAAGCGTTGATTTCGAACCAGACGCTGTTGTTCTCTATGCGACCCCAGCTCAAATAATGAGACTTATTCATGCAAATACATACGATACAGGAGAAAAAACCACAGCTGATACAGTTGCCGAAGCAGCTCTATGCTCATCGATAGGTTTTGCTATCTCAAAACAAAAACCAATAATCGGTTTCCCCTGTGCTGGAGATAGAATCTTCGGCGGCACTCAAAATCACGAATTGTTAATGGCAATACCATTTTCTGAAATGAATCGAATACTGAAAAACCTTGAAGAAACTGCAAAAGGTGGTTTTTCAGTTTACCCGGTTCCACCAAATATGATGTGGACACCCACCATGCCATCCACATATACGATCCAAGAGGCAGATCTACAGGATCAATAA
- a CDS encoding GntR family transcriptional regulator: MKPAYVLIMDYIKNKIFSRELKPGDKIPSENELAKIFNVSRLTARKSLENLEYEGIVTRIQGLGTFVASMQESLKGKRVGVLITNYQDTRASLLFGVVRTLQKFSISVIPFNLDTFVTTPFHEEKMLKELLKLEIKGLIMEPRITSLADTLLISLIKENFPVVFVDRTIEGFPQVPMVSSDNKAGGQLIGKHMKKHHVSKALFVTEEPFEVSSVKERFEGIKEEIEDVCYKMIGDYDRDFEIVAEIIEKENIEAVFFCNDYLAIRGITYLKEQKRNIPQDISIYGFDNLRVSVYSHPRLTTISQDFQAMGELAALQIAKIFLRENIELQQQVPVSIVVRESCGCKQ; this comes from the coding sequence ATGAAACCGGCTTATGTCCTGATAATGGACTATATCAAAAACAAAATATTTTCAAGAGAACTTAAACCCGGGGACAAAATTCCCTCAGAAAATGAGTTAGCAAAAATATTTAATGTCAGTAGATTAACTGCCAGAAAATCCTTAGAGAATCTGGAATATGAAGGTATAGTCACAAGAATACAGGGCTTAGGAACTTTTGTAGCCTCCATGCAGGAATCTTTAAAAGGAAAAAGAGTGGGAGTTTTGATAACAAATTATCAAGATACTCGGGCCTCTCTTCTGTTCGGTGTTGTGAGAACTCTTCAGAAATTCTCAATCAGCGTTATACCATTCAATTTAGATACCTTTGTCACCACTCCATTTCACGAAGAAAAAATGTTAAAGGAATTGCTGAAATTAGAAATCAAAGGACTTATAATGGAGCCACGCATAACTTCTCTTGCTGACACTTTGCTGATAAGTTTGATAAAAGAGAACTTTCCTGTTGTTTTTGTCGATAGAACAATAGAAGGCTTTCCACAAGTTCCAATGGTGTCGTCAGATAATAAAGCAGGCGGCCAATTAATAGGCAAACACATGAAAAAGCACCATGTATCAAAAGCCCTTTTTGTAACAGAAGAACCTTTTGAAGTATCCAGTGTGAAAGAAAGGTTTGAAGGAATAAAAGAAGAAATTGAGGATGTCTGTTATAAAATGATAGGGGATTATGATAGGGACTTCGAAATAGTTGCTGAGATTATCGAGAAAGAGAATATAGAAGCCGTGTTTTTCTGTAATGATTATCTTGCAATACGGGGTATCACCTATCTTAAGGAGCAAAAAAGAAATATTCCTCAAGATATTAGTATATACGGTTTTGACAATCTCAGGGTAAGCGTTTATTCTCACCCCCGTCTTACAACCATCAGCCAGGACTTCCAGGCTATGGGGGAATTGGCCGCGTTGCAAATAGCAAAGATCTTTTTGCGGGAAAATATCGAACTCCAACAGCAGGTGCCGGTTAGTATAGTGGTGAGAGAATCCTGCGGTTGTAAGCAGTAG